The following are from one region of the Klebsiella aerogenes genome:
- the focA gene encoding formate transporter FocA, whose translation MKADNPFDLLLPAAMAKVAEEAGVYKATKHPMKTFYLAITAGVFISIAFVFYITATTGTAAMPFGIAKLIGGVCFSLGLILCIICGADLFTSTVLIVVAKASGRITWGQLAKNWLNVYVGNLIGALLFVLLMWLSGEYMTANGGWGLNVLQTADHKMHHTFIEAVSLGILANLMVCLAVWMSYSGRSLMDKAMIMVLPVAMFVASGFEHSIANMFMIPMGIVIRNFASPEFWTAIGSTPESFSHLTIMNFITDNLIPVTIGNIIGGGLLVGLTYWVIYLRGDDHH comes from the coding sequence GTGAAAGCTGACAACCCTTTTGATCTTTTACTCCCTGCCGCGATGGCGAAAGTCGCCGAAGAAGCAGGTGTCTATAAAGCGACGAAGCACCCGATGAAGACCTTTTATCTGGCGATTACCGCTGGCGTCTTTATCTCCATCGCTTTTGTATTCTATATCACGGCGACCACCGGTACTGCCGCAATGCCATTCGGTATTGCCAAGCTGATTGGCGGGGTATGCTTCTCACTAGGTCTGATTCTTTGCATCATTTGCGGCGCCGACCTGTTCACCTCTACCGTACTGATCGTCGTGGCGAAAGCCAGCGGGCGCATTACCTGGGGTCAACTGGCAAAAAACTGGCTTAACGTCTATGTTGGAAACCTGATAGGCGCGCTGCTGTTTGTACTGTTGATGTGGTTATCTGGCGAATATATGACTGCTAACGGCGGATGGGGCCTGAATGTTCTGCAAACAGCCGATCACAAAATGCACCATACATTCATTGAAGCCGTAAGCCTGGGTATCCTGGCTAACCTGATGGTTTGTCTGGCCGTCTGGATGAGCTACTCCGGCCGCAGCCTGATGGATAAAGCGATGATTATGGTGTTGCCGGTAGCGATGTTTGTCGCCAGCGGCTTTGAACACAGTATCGCTAACATGTTTATGATCCCAATGGGTATCGTAATTCGCAACTTTGCGAGCCCGGAATTCTGGACCGCTATCGGTTCAACTCCGGAGAGTTTCTCTCACTTAACCATTATGAATTTCATCACTGATAACCTGATTCCGGTCACTATCGGAAACATCATCGGCGGTGGTCTGTTGGTTGGGTTGACGTACTGGGTCATTTACCTGCGTGGCGACGACCATCATTAA
- the pflB gene encoding formate C-acetyltransferase translates to MSELNEKLATAWEGFAKGDWQNEVNVRDFIQKNYTPYEGDESFLAGATDATTKLWDSVMEGVKQENRTHAPVDFDTSLASTITSHDAGYIEKALEKIVGLQTEAPLKRAIIPFGGIKMVEGSCKAYNRELDPMLKKIFTDYRKTHNQGVFDVYTKDILNCRKSGVLTGLPDAYGRGRIIGDYRRVALYGIDFLMKDKYAQFQSLQAKLESGEDLEATIRLREEISEQHRALGQIKEMAAKYGCDISGPATTAQEAIQWTYFGYLAAVKSQNGAAMSFGRTSSFLDIYIERDLQAGKITEQEAQEMVDHLVMKLRMVRFLRTPEYDELFSGDPIWATESIGGMGVDGRTLVTKNSFRFLNTLYTMGPSPEPNITILWSEKLPLSFKKFAAKVSIDTSSLQYENDDLMRPDFNNDDYAIACCVSPMIVGKQMQFFGARANLAKTMLYAINGGVDEKLKMQVGPKSEPIKGDVLNFDEVMDRMDHFMDWLAKQYVTALNIIHYMHDKYSYEASLMALHDRDVIRTMACGIAGLSVAADSLSAIKYAKVKPIRDEDGLAVDFEIEGEYPQFGNNDARVDDMAVDLVERFMKKIQKLHTYRNAIPTQSVLTITSNVVYGKKTGNTPDGRRAGAPFGPGANPMHGRDQKGAVASLTSVAKLPFAYAKDGISYTFSIVPNALGKDDEVRKTNLAGLMDGYFHHEASIEGGQHLNVNVMNREMLLDAMENPEKYPQLTIRVSGYAVRFNSLTKEQQQDVITRTFTQTM, encoded by the coding sequence ATGTCCGAGCTTAATGAAAAGTTAGCCACAGCCTGGGAAGGTTTCGCGAAAGGTGACTGGCAGAACGAAGTCAACGTCCGTGACTTTATCCAGAAAAACTACACCCCGTATGAAGGTGACGAGTCCTTCCTGGCTGGCGCAACCGACGCGACCACCAAGCTGTGGGACAGCGTAATGGAAGGTGTTAAACAGGAAAACCGCACTCACGCGCCTGTTGATTTCGACACCTCCCTCGCATCCACCATCACTTCTCACGACGCGGGCTACATCGAGAAAGCGCTCGAGAAAATCGTTGGTCTGCAAACTGAAGCTCCGCTGAAACGTGCGATTATCCCGTTCGGCGGTATCAAAATGGTTGAAGGTTCCTGCAAAGCGTACAATCGCGAACTGGACCCGATGCTGAAAAAAATCTTCACTGATTACCGTAAAACTCACAACCAGGGTGTGTTTGATGTTTACACCAAAGACATCCTGAACTGCCGTAAATCCGGCGTGCTGACCGGTCTACCAGATGCCTACGGCCGTGGCCGTATCATCGGTGACTACCGTCGCGTTGCGCTGTACGGTATCGACTTCCTGATGAAAGATAAATACGCTCAGTTCCAGTCTCTGCAGGCGAAACTGGAAAGCGGCGAAGATCTGGAAGCGACTATCCGTCTGCGTGAAGAAATTTCTGAACAGCATCGCGCTCTGGGTCAGATCAAAGAAATGGCAGCAAAATACGGCTGCGATATCTCCGGTCCGGCAACTACCGCTCAGGAAGCTATCCAGTGGACCTACTTCGGTTACCTGGCTGCCGTTAAATCTCAGAACGGCGCGGCAATGTCCTTCGGTCGTACTTCCAGCTTCCTGGATATTTACATCGAACGTGACCTGCAGGCTGGCAAAATCACCGAGCAAGAAGCGCAGGAAATGGTTGACCACCTGGTCATGAAACTGCGTATGGTTCGCTTCCTGCGTACCCCGGAATATGATGAGCTGTTCTCCGGCGACCCGATTTGGGCAACAGAATCTATCGGCGGTATGGGCGTTGATGGCCGTACTCTGGTCACCAAAAACAGCTTCCGCTTCCTGAACACCCTGTACACCATGGGGCCGTCTCCGGAGCCGAACATCACTATCCTGTGGTCTGAAAAACTGCCGCTGAGCTTCAAGAAATTCGCCGCTAAAGTGTCCATCGATACCTCTTCTCTGCAGTACGAGAACGATGACCTGATGCGTCCGGACTTCAACAACGACGACTACGCTATCGCATGCTGCGTCAGCCCGATGATCGTTGGTAAACAAATGCAGTTCTTCGGCGCTCGCGCTAACCTCGCGAAAACCATGCTGTATGCAATCAACGGCGGCGTTGATGAAAAACTGAAAATGCAGGTTGGTCCGAAATCTGAACCGATCAAAGGCGACGTCCTGAACTTCGACGAAGTGATGGACCGCATGGATCACTTCATGGACTGGCTGGCTAAACAGTACGTCACCGCGCTGAACATCATTCACTACATGCACGACAAGTACAGCTACGAAGCCTCTCTGATGGCGCTGCACGACCGTGACGTTATCCGCACCATGGCGTGTGGTATCGCAGGCCTGTCCGTTGCTGCTGACTCCCTGTCTGCCATCAAATATGCGAAAGTTAAACCGATTCGTGACGAAGACGGCCTGGCTGTCGACTTCGAAATCGAAGGCGAATACCCGCAGTTTGGTAACAACGATGCTCGCGTCGATGACATGGCCGTTGACCTGGTTGAACGTTTCATGAAGAAAATTCAGAAACTGCACACCTACCGCAACGCTATCCCGACTCAGTCTGTTCTGACCATCACCTCTAACGTTGTGTATGGTAAGAAAACCGGTAACACCCCAGATGGTCGTCGCGCTGGCGCGCCGTTCGGACCAGGTGCTAACCCGATGCACGGCCGCGATCAGAAAGGTGCTGTCGCCTCTCTGACCTCCGTTGCTAAACTGCCGTTTGCTTACGCTAAAGATGGTATCTCTTACACCTTCTCTATCGTTCCGAACGCACTGGGTAAAGACGACGAAGTTCGTAAGACTAACCTGGCGGGTCTGATGGATGGTTACTTCCACCACGAAGCGTCCATTGAAGGTGGTCAGCATCTGAACGTGAACGTCATGAACCGCGAAATGCTGCTCGATGCGATGGAAAACCCGGAAAAATATCCGCAGCTGACCATCCGCGTATCCGGCTACGCCGTACGTTTTAACTCCCTGACGAAAGAACAGCAGCAGGACGTTATTACCCGTACCTTTACTCAGACCATGTAA
- the ycaO gene encoding 30S ribosomal protein S12 methylthiotransferase accessory factor YcaO has translation MTQTFIPGKDAALEDSIARFQQKLLDLGFDIEEASWLNPVPHVWSVHIRDKECALCFTNGKGATKKAALASALGEYFERLSTNYFFADFWLGDTIANGPFVHYPNEKWFPLTEDDEVPEGLLDARLRAFYDPDDQLTASMLVDLQSGNDERGVCGLPFTRQSDGETVYIPMNIVGNLYVSNGMSAGNTPNEARVQGLSEVFERHIKNRIIAESISLPEIPAEVMARYPGVVESIAKLEAEGFPIFAYDGSLGGKYPVICVVLFNPANGTCFASFGAHPDFGVALERTVTELLQGRSLKDLDVFTPPTFDDEEVAEHANLETHFIDSSGLISWDMFKQDADYPFVDWNFSGTTEEEFATLMAIFKAEDKEVYIADYEHLSVYACRIIVPGMSDIYPAEDLWLANNSMGAHLRDTILSLPGSEWEKEDYLALIEQMDDEGLDDFTRVRELLGLATGKDNGWYTLRIGELKAMLALAGGDLEQALIWTEWTMEFNASIFSPERANYYRCLQTLLLLSQEEERQPLQYLNAFIRMYGVEAVEAASAALSGEAPFYGLQAVDSDLRAFPAHQSLLKAYEKLQRAKAAFWAS, from the coding sequence ATGACCCAGACATTTATCCCCGGCAAAGATGCCGCCCTGGAAGACTCCATCGCTCGCTTCCAGCAGAAACTGCTCGACCTCGGATTTGATATCGAAGAGGCCTCGTGGCTGAACCCGGTGCCGCACGTATGGTCCGTTCATATTCGCGATAAAGAGTGCGCGCTGTGCTTTACCAACGGTAAAGGCGCCACCAAAAAGGCAGCCCTGGCCTCCGCGCTGGGTGAGTACTTCGAACGTCTGTCCACCAACTACTTCTTCGCCGACTTCTGGTTAGGTGACACGATCGCGAACGGTCCGTTCGTTCACTACCCGAACGAAAAGTGGTTCCCACTCACTGAAGACGATGAAGTACCGGAAGGTTTGCTGGATGCCCGTCTGCGCGCTTTTTACGATCCAGACGATCAGTTGACCGCCAGCATGTTGGTGGATCTGCAGTCCGGCAATGACGAACGCGGCGTATGCGGTCTGCCGTTTACCCGTCAGTCCGACGGCGAAACCGTCTATATCCCGATGAATATTGTCGGCAACCTGTATGTCTCTAACGGTATGTCTGCCGGTAATACCCCGAATGAAGCGCGCGTGCAGGGCTTGTCTGAAGTTTTCGAGCGTCATATCAAAAACCGTATCATCGCAGAAAGCATCAGTCTGCCGGAGATCCCGGCCGAGGTGATGGCGCGCTATCCGGGCGTCGTTGAGTCGATCGCCAAACTCGAAGCCGAAGGTTTCCCTATCTTCGCTTACGACGGTTCGCTGGGCGGTAAATACCCGGTTATCTGCGTGGTTCTGTTTAACCCGGCTAACGGCACCTGCTTCGCCTCTTTTGGCGCCCACCCGGACTTCGGCGTGGCGCTGGAGCGCACGGTTACCGAGCTACTGCAGGGCCGCAGCCTGAAAGATCTCGATGTCTTTACGCCGCCGACCTTCGATGATGAAGAAGTCGCCGAACACGCCAACCTGGAAACTCATTTCATCGATTCCAGCGGCCTGATCTCCTGGGATATGTTCAAGCAGGATGCCGACTACCCGTTCGTTGACTGGAATTTCTCCGGCACCACCGAAGAAGAGTTCGCCACCTTGATGGCCATCTTCAAAGCCGAAGACAAAGAAGTCTACATCGCCGACTACGAACATCTGAGCGTCTACGCCTGTCGTATCATCGTTCCGGGCATGTCGGATATCTATCCAGCGGAAGACCTGTGGCTGGCCAACAACAGCATGGGCGCGCATCTGCGCGACACCATTCTGTCTCTGCCGGGTAGTGAGTGGGAAAAAGAAGATTATCTGGCGCTCATTGAGCAGATGGACGACGAAGGTCTTGATGACTTTACCCGCGTACGCGAGCTGTTAGGTCTGGCGACCGGCAAAGATAATGGCTGGTATACCCTGCGCATCGGCGAACTAAAAGCGATGCTGGCATTGGCCGGTGGCGATCTGGAACAGGCGCTGATCTGGACCGAGTGGACCATGGAATTCAATGCGTCCATCTTCAGTCCAGAGCGCGCCAACTACTATCGCTGCCTGCAAACGCTGCTGCTGTTGAGCCAGGAAGAAGAGCGCCAGCCTCTGCAATATCTGAATGCCTTTATCCGCATGTACGGCGTGGAAGCGGTGGAAGCCGCCAGTGCCGCCCTGAGCGGCGAAGCGCCGTTCTACGGCCTCCAGGCGGTAGATAGCGACCTGCGCGCCTTCCCGGCCCATCAGTCATTACTGAAAGCCTACGAAAAGCTCCAGCGTGCGAAAGCTGCTTTCTGGGCCAGCTAA